The Deltaproteobacteria bacterium genome contains the following window.
TTCCGGACAATTTTTACGAAAAGGTGGACATCCATGTCCATGTGCCTGAGGGAGCCATACCCAAGGACGGTCCATCAGCCGGAATCACCCTTGCAACGGCTATCGTCTCAGCATTGACGAGAAGGCCTGTGGATCACAATCTCGCCATGACCGGTGAGATTACACTCAGGGGAAGGGTTCTCCCAATCGGCGGCCTCAAGGAAAAGATCCTGGCCGCCCACCGGGGTGAGATACGCCGGGTCATCATCCCAATGGAAAACAAGAAGGACATCGAAGAGATCCCCAGGCGGATACTCAGGAAGGTCGAATTGATCCCTGTCAGTCACATGGATGAGGTGTTGAAGGAGGCCCTTGTTTTGGAAGAAGGAGAGGAACTCTTCGCGCCTCCGGAGGAATGCCGCCCATTCCGCATTGAGGAACTCCAGGATTCCAGGACACCTGAACCTGAAGTGAGAGCCCATTGATTTTTCTTGACAACATTTCCTGGCTGTAGATAATAAAGTCTTTCATTCGGGCGGATAGCTCAGCTGGGAGAGCATCGGCCTTACAAGCCGGGGGTCGCAGGTTCAAATCCTGTTCCGCCTACCATTAATAACGGGGGCGTAGTTCAGTTCTGGTTAGAACGCCGGCCTGTCACGCCGGAGGTCGCGAGTTCGAGTCTCGTCGTCCCCGCCAATGATATCAAGGGATTACAGTAAACCTGTAATCCCTTTTTTCGTCCACTGTGTGAATTTTTATTCAGTGTCCATCCATAAGAGAACGAGAGAACGGGACGCCCATAAGATTATAAAATATCATCCAACCGAAGATGTTTTTCCTCAGCAGTCTTCCTGCATGCTCACGGCGGGCTGGGTCATCCCAAGTCTGCGCGCCTTCCGTCTTGCATCTTCTGCGACCTTGGCAATTGCATAATCCGGGATAATTTTATGGGCCTCCCCCAATCCTCTTCAGGAACTCGGCTGGGCTTTTAATACCATGAGGTCCGCGGTGTAGCACGTGCGTATAGATCATGGTGGTGTTTACATCCTTGTGGCCGAGCAACTCCTGAACCGTGCGGATATCATACCCAGACTGCAGGAGATGCGTTGCAAACGAATGCCGCAGGGTGTGAACAGTTGCGGCCTTCCCTATATCTGCCTTGGTAACAGCGGTTTTCATGACCCTTTGAAGCGTCTGTTGGCCGAGATGATGTCGCCTTACAATACCGCTCTGGGGATCCACTGAAAGATTGTCGGAAGGAAAAACATACTGCCAGGCCCACTCCCTGTTTGCATTCGGGTATTTTCTCTGAAGGGCCTCAGGCATAAAAACGGCCCCGTATCCGTGAGAGAGATCCATCTCGTGAATCTTTCTAACATGTTCCAGGTGCCGCTTCATGGGCCCATGGAGGAATTTTGGAAACAGGGTGTAGCGGTCCTTGTCTCCTTTGCCGGAGCGCACGATCAGCGATTTGTTGCCGAAGTCGAGATCCTTTACCCTTAGCCTCACGCATTCGCTGATCCTTATTCCGCTTGCATAAATCAGTGTCAACGGGAGCCTCTGTTTTTCAGGCAGGTATGAAAACACCCTCTTTATTTCCTCTTTTGTCAACACAACGGGCATTCTCTTGTTTTGTCTTGCCCGAATTATGTTTCTGAAATCTCCGAAATCCTTTTCAAGTACCTCTCGGTAAAGGAAAAGCAATGCATTAAAGGCCTGGTTCTGGGTGGACGCGCTCACCTTCCGTTCAACAGCCAGATAGGTAAGGAATCGTTTCACATGCGATGTTTTTGCCTTAAGGGGAGACGGCACCCTGGTATAGACAAGAAAACGCCTTACCCATTCCCGGTAACTCTTTTCCGTGTTATAGGCATAGTGCCGGGTACGCATCCTGCTTATGAATATGTCTTTTGCTTCTTCCCAGGTTTTTACGGACGCCTGGCGTTCACTGTCTTCTTTTTCAAGACTGGTAAATGCGATCTTTTTATCCAGGAACTTGTCGAAATAGAGAAACACGGCTTCCTGTGCCTGTTTTACTTTCCAATCTTCATATCCTCTCTGTTCAAGATCATCCCCAAAGGCTTTTAGATCCCGCTCTGAAACACCATCAA
Protein-coding sequences here:
- a CDS encoding integron integrase, which encodes MNSHGNKLWAFFQNRCGIPRDKVKYYVRWLNRFLEFHNGNLDGVSERDLKAFGDDLEQRGYEDWKVKQAQEAVFLYFDKFLDKKIAFTSLEKEDSERQASVKTWEEAKDIFISRMRTRHYAYNTEKSYREWVRRFLVYTRVPSPLKAKTSHVKRFLTYLAVERKVSASTQNQAFNALLFLYREVLEKDFGDFRNIIRARQNKRMPVVLTKEEIKRVFSYLPEKQRLPLTLIYASGIRISECVRLRVKDLDFGNKSLIVRSGKGDKDRYTLFPKFLHGPMKRHLEHVRKIHEMDLSHGYGAVFMPEALQRKYPNANREWAWQYVFPSDNLSVDPQSGIVRRHHLGQQTLQRVMKTAVTKADIGKAATVHTLRHSFATHLLQSGYDIRTVQELLGHKDVNTTMIYTHVLHRGPHGIKSPAEFLKRIGGGP